The genomic stretch ACCGGTGGAGGTGAACGCCCTCTGGATCGCCGCCCTCCGGTGTGCCGAGAGCCTCGGGATCGATACGCCGGTTTCGGCGGACGAGGCGCAATCCGCCTTTTCATCATTCTGGAACGACGATGCCGTGTGTTTCTATGACCTCCTCGATCCTGACGACCCCGCCGTCAGGCCGAACCAGGTGATCGCCCTCGCCCTGGGGATCCCGGACCCCTCCCGCGCCCGCAGAGCCCTCGAGACCGTCGGGAGGGAGTTGCTCACGCCCTTCGGGCTGCGGACCCTCTCCCCGCGCGAAGAGGGGTATGCGGGCCGGTTTGCCGGCGACCGCACCTATCACAACGGCACGGTATGGCCGTGGCTTATCGGCCCCTATATCGACGCCCTCAGGCAGTACGGCCTCAGTCCGCGGACCGATGTCCTCCTCGGCCCCCTCCTCTGCCATCTGGCCGATGCCGGTCTCGGCACCATCTCCGAGTGTTTCGACGGCGACCCGCCCCACCGCCCAGCTGGCGCCATATCGCAGGCATGGAGCGTGGCCGAGGTGCTCAGGGCGGTGCTCTGCACACCCTCCGGGGGTGATGGGGACGGGGCATGAACAGCACGTCGCCACGCTCTACCCGGGCGATCCCTTCAGGGACTGGATTGCAGAACTGCTCGGGCACCGTCTGCGGCGGCAGGACGCTCCGGCCCGGGTGTCCCTGATCCGCCCGTCGTCCCATACTGTCTGCCGCTATACGTTCCAGAACGGGCCCTCGGTGGTCGCCAAGTTCTTCGCCGAACCCACCGGGGCAAACCACTGTTATAACCCTGAGAAAGGGATGAACCGGGAGTATCGTCTCCTGAAACGGGCGATGCATGTGATCCCTGTCTCTGAACCGCTTGGCATCCGAAAGGACTACAATTGTGTGCTCGTCACCTCCTATCTGCCGGGAAAACCGCTTTCCCGGTCCCTCAGGGATGATCCCGGTCTGCATGATCGCCTCGCTGCCGTTGCCGATCTCCTGCGCCACCTCCATTCCATCAGATCGTCCCGCTACTCGATGGAGCGTGAGTTCTCGAACGTGCACGATGTGCTCGACCAGAACCGTCTTTCTGCCGGGGTGCGGGATCGGTTCAACCGTCTCCTCGGGGAATGGTGGCATTCCGGGGATCTCGAGCGGAAAGGCGGGTGCATGATCCACCGGGACGCCACGCCGGCGAATTATATCTTCGGTCCGGCGGGTGTTGCGGCGATCGACTTCGAGAGCGCCTGGACGGGGGGGCATCCGGTCCATGATGTTGGTGTGTTCTGTGCCGAGATCAAGTATGCCTTCAAACGGCGGTATGACAATCCGGAGGCTGCAGAGCCGTATATCGGGCAATTTCTCCGGCAGTATGCCCGTTCCTCCAGAAGATTTTCTTCGGTCACCGGATGCGTGCCTTTTTATATGGGGCTCGGGTATCTGAGGATGGCACGACTCGGTCTCGGGGGGGAGGAACGAGAATGGCTGATACAGGAGGCAATGCGATGTCTGGTGCGCCGGTAGACTTTTCGCGGGTGAGGGGCGTTCTGTTCGACTGCTACGACACCCTGATCGATATCAGCACCGACGAACGGAGCATCCGCCCCTATGAAGCGCTCAGTTCCTGGGTGTCCTATCAGGGGGTCAGGATCTGCCCGGACGAACTGCGTGAGGAGTACAGGCGCCGGATCGGGGAGGCGATGGAGGGGACCGAAGAGGACTACCCGGAGATCCGGGTGGAGGATATCTTCGCCGGGATCTGCCGGGACTACGCCGTCTGGCCGATCGACACGGCGATGACCGGGATACTGCTCGCCCGCTCCTTCAGGGCGGCAACCGTCCGCAAGATCTGCGCCTTCCCCCGCAGTCGTCACCTCCTCTCCGCACTCAACGCCTATCCGCTCGGCATCGTCTCCAATGGCCAGCGTGTCTTCTCTGAGATCGAACTGCGGATGTTCGGGCTCTTCCCGTTTTTCCAGACCGTGGTCTTCTCATCTGACGTGGGATACAAAAAACCCGATGAGCGGATCTTCCGCACCGCCCTGCAGAGACTCCATATCGAACCCCATGAGGGCCTCTTTATCGGGGACTCGCAGAAGAACGACGTGCTGCCCTCACGCCGCCTCGGTCTGCAGGCCCTCCACATCAACGAGGCGTGGTCGCTCTTCTCGGTCTGAAGAGCCTTCAGAAATAAAAAAAGTGTGTGTGCCTGAAATATCCCTTCAGGCGGACTGTGCACCGCGCATGGCGATGCCGGCGGCGATGGAGATGATGCCGAAGGCGATCATGAGCACGCCGAGGTAGAGGGCGACCAGGACGATCCCGCCGAACACCGGGAAGAATATGAAGACACCGCCGACGATGACCGAGAGGGCGCCGGAGAGGCCGAGGAGCAGACGGTTTGCCGTCCCCTCGACGGTGAAGATGGCGAGGGCGATATCCGAGAAGCCGACGACGATCATCATGGCGGCGATCAGGGTGACCAGGGCTGCGGCCATCACCCAGGGCCAGGCGATGGCGGCGATGCCCAGGATGAGTGTGAGGATGCCGAAGAGCAGTGCCACGGTCGTGCCGGTCTCACCGACCCGCTGCTTCAGCGCAAAGATGATGGTCATGATGCCGTAGACGATTGCAAGGGCGCCGAAGAGGATCATCAGGATCTCGAGGGTGATCCCGGTCCAGAGGAGAACGGCGATGCCGATGATGAGGGCGAATATCCCCCTGACGATGAAGGAGCCCCACTCTGCAGGCTCCCTCTCGATGATCATAACTTCTGTCTCTTCCATGCTTCAAAAAGCGGCAGAGAATTATTTATCCCTGTCGAAATCGTCCTGGAAGCGCCCCTGGTGGGGAGATCCGTCATTGAGATGCATCAGGCTGGCGGCCTGGTTCTGCCCCCTTCCCCTCCCCCCGGATCCGCCGTGCGATCAGGGCGGCCAGAAAGACCGCGAAGATTCCGGTGAGGAAGATGCCGTCGAAGACGCCCGCTCCCCCGATGGAGAGGACAGATGCCGATCCGGCGGCGATATGACCGATGGTCCCCGGCGTGACCAGGTGGAAGATGTCGGCGCCGAGCAGGGTGCCCATCGCCCCGGCGGCATAGGCGGTGCCCGGCGCCGTGATGTCGGCCCCGGTCATCAGGATGCCGGCAAACGCCCCGGCTAGCGGTGCGATATAGAAGGGCATCAGGATGCCCTGACCCGGTGTCGGTGTCGAAAAGTAGTAGGAGACCGCCGCAACGAAGAGGACGGCGAGGATCATGGGTCCGGGTCGCACCCGCCGCCGTGCGATGAGTTCGACCGAGATGATCAGGGGGATGAGACAACCGCCGGCGTTCACGGCCAGCGTCACGTTCTCGATGGCATAAAATGGGATGTCGATGAAACTGCCGATCAGTGCCCCGATGGTCATCAGTATCGCACTCAGTGCCGGCATCCCTGCTAGTTCGAATGCCTCCTCGCTGATGATGATATAGAGATAGAGGAGGAGCACCGGAATCATCAGCAGACCGAGGACCAGGATCACCTCGGATGAGAAGAGCGGTATAAAGGCGATTGCGGGAAATCCCATCTGGACCATCACGCCAGTTATGGTAGTCCCCGATATAAACCCATCCCTGCGGGATGACGCCGCATACCTCCAGCCGATGCCGTGTCTCCGTCGAGGGACTCCGGGTGTGGAAAGGTATTTCCCATCCCTGGTGATCACCCCCACCATGGTTCGATGGGGCGGGGCGGCGCTGCTCCTGATGGCGGTGCTGGTGCTCGCTGCCCCTGGGTGCACCGGCGGGGAGGACGGGGGTGTGCGGGAGATCGATGTGTCAGGGGCGCGTTCATTGATCGAGGAACGGCAGGGCGACCCCTCCTTTGTGATTCTGGATGTCAGGACGCCTGAAGAATATCTCTCCGGGCACATCGAAGGTGCGATCAATATTGATTATTATGATCCGGCATTCAGGGACGGGATCGACCGTCTCGATCGCTCGGCGACCTATCTCGTCTACTGCCGGACGGCGGTGCGGAGTGCCGCCGCCACCGCAATCATGGCGGAGATGGGGTTTGATGATCTCTATGATATGCAGGGCGGGATTGTGCAGTGGAGGGCCTCGGGCTATCCGACCACCTGAGGATCAGGGGGAGGGGGTGATCTCCCGCTCCCCTCCACCTGTGCCCGGTGTATAGGTGGCGGTGGCATCATGGACGGTGCGCCCCCACCGGTCCAGCACCATCACCTCGACGGTGAGGGGGACGCCCGGTTGTGCCGGCGCCGGCGGGAGTTCGATGGGGTGTGTGGCGGAGATGTCTGTATAGGTCCGCCCGGCGACCGCATCGAGAGTGGTCGAACCGAGGGTCATCGTATAGGTCACCGAGTATTCGGCCGGTTCGGCACTCTCCGGGACGACGCGGACCAGGATCTCGTCCGGGGTGCCGCCGGTGTGGACCGCCTCCATCGTGAACCTGACCGGGGGAGGGAGGGTGCCGTCCGGTGCCCCGATGCACCCCGCCGTCACCGCCATGCTCAGCAGGAGCAGGAGCATGCACTGCCAGATCGTCATTGGTACAGGTGTTGAGGGCATGGATCCATCACCCTTCCGGTGCCACTTCCCGGTATTCCCGCCCCTCATGGGAGAGATCAGGGGCCACCTCGACCAGGTCCGGGGGGAACGGCGTGAAAAATGTCTGCTCTCCCAGATATTCGTCCCCGAAGCGTGCGATCCAGGACCGCAGGATGGTGAGGTTCGGGCAGATCGTCACCCTGTCCTGCCGGTAGCGTTCGAGTGTGTCAAGGAAGAGGGTTTTTTCATCAGGGGTGAGTTCATCGCTGAAGTGCCCGAAGGCGTGCATGAGCGCATTGATGGTCGCGGTGTAGCGGGGGGGGTGGTGGAGGGCGGCGATCAGATGGGCCCTGTAGTCCTGCACCACCTCTGCAAACG from Methanofollis fontis encodes the following:
- a CDS encoding phosphotransferase family protein is translated as MGTGHEQHVATLYPGDPFRDWIAELLGHRLRRQDAPARVSLIRPSSHTVCRYTFQNGPSVVAKFFAEPTGANHCYNPEKGMNREYRLLKRAMHVIPVSEPLGIRKDYNCVLVTSYLPGKPLSRSLRDDPGLHDRLAAVADLLRHLHSIRSSRYSMEREFSNVHDVLDQNRLSAGVRDRFNRLLGEWWHSGDLERKGGCMIHRDATPANYIFGPAGVAAIDFESAWTGGHPVHDVGVFCAEIKYAFKRRYDNPEAAEPYIGQFLRQYARSSRRFSSVTGCVPFYMGLGYLRMARLGLGGEEREWLIQEAMRCLVRR
- a CDS encoding HAD family hydrolase gives rise to the protein MADTGGNAMSGAPVDFSRVRGVLFDCYDTLIDISTDERSIRPYEALSSWVSYQGVRICPDELREEYRRRIGEAMEGTEEDYPEIRVEDIFAGICRDYAVWPIDTAMTGILLARSFRAATVRKICAFPRSRHLLSALNAYPLGIVSNGQRVFSEIELRMFGLFPFFQTVVFSSDVGYKKPDERIFRTALQRLHIEPHEGLFIGDSQKNDVLPSRRLGLQALHINEAWSLFSV
- a CDS encoding HdeD family acid-resistance protein is translated as MEETEVMIIEREPAEWGSFIVRGIFALIIGIAVLLWTGITLEILMILFGALAIVYGIMTIIFALKQRVGETGTTVALLFGILTLILGIAAIAWPWVMAAALVTLIAAMMIVVGFSDIALAIFTVEGTANRLLLGLSGALSVIVGGVFIFFPVFGGIVLVALYLGVLMIAFGIISIAAGIAMRGAQSA
- a CDS encoding DUF1614 domain-containing protein; amino-acid sequence: MGFPAIAFIPLFSSEVILVLGLLMIPVLLLYLYIIISEEAFELAGMPALSAILMTIGALIGSFIDIPFYAIENVTLAVNAGGCLIPLIISVELIARRRVRPGPMILAVLFVAAVSYYFSTPTPGQGILMPFYIAPLAGAFAGILMTGADITAPGTAYAAGAMGTLLGADIFHLVTPGTIGHIAAGSASVLSIGGAGVFDGIFLTGIFAVFLAALIARRIRGEGKGAEPGRQPDASQ
- a CDS encoding rhodanese-like domain-containing protein, encoding MVRWGGAALLLMAVLVLAAPGCTGGEDGGVREIDVSGARSLIEERQGDPSFVILDVRTPEEYLSGHIEGAINIDYYDPAFRDGIDRLDRSATYLVYCRTAVRSAAATAIMAEMGFDDLYDMQGGIVQWRASGYPTT